A genomic region of Desulfosarcina ovata subsp. ovata contains the following coding sequences:
- a CDS encoding KH domain-containing protein yields MKELVTYIAQSLVDKPEQVTVAEVEGNQTTVLELTVAKEDLGKVIGKQGRTAQAMRTILSAVSSKVRKRTVLEIIE; encoded by the coding sequence ATGAAAGAGTTAGTAACCTACATTGCCCAATCGCTGGTGGACAAGCCTGAGCAAGTCACCGTAGCGGAAGTAGAAGGCAACCAGACCACCGTGCTGGAACTGACCGTGGCCAAGGAAGACCTGGGAAAGGTGATTGGCAAACAGGGGCGAACAGCCCAGGCCATGCGTACCATCCTCAGCGCCGTTTCCTCCAAAGTCAGAAAACGCACCGTTCTCGAAATCATCGAATAA